AGTgttgaatttcttttcataacaaaTGGCAAAGAACtgcatattaaataaaatatcatatgtaTCGATAGATAATGTGATATTTCTTTAATGATTTGATTTTACTTGCACTCTTATGAATTTTCTCATTAGGGAACAAACAATATTGAGGGGATAAAAGTGGATCTTCCTGTCATGATACGCCTGAGTCCCAATGCATTTGAGGCAATGAAAAGACTCAGAATTTTTATCAGTCATAATGCACGCTTTTCTGGAGAATTTAATTATCTTTCTAATGAATTAAGAGTGCTTAATTGGTCAAACTATCATTTACAACATTTGCCACCCAATTTTCATGGAGGGAAGCTGGTTGTTTTTGAAATGCATGCAGGTTGGATCAAGGAAATCATTACCTGGAGATTTAAGGTATACTTATTACTATCGATATTTCATTCTTTCAACTCATGTGTCCTAAACTTCCTCAGGGCTAacatacatatttttttgtttttcaacagAACTTGAAGATAATGAGATTTTCTAGGTGTAAGTTCTTAACCAGAATTTCGGACTTctcaagttgctcaaatttaGAGAAATTGGATATTCAGATATGTGAAAATTTAGTTGAAGTTCATGATTCTGTTGGATTCCTCGATAAGCTTGTTAGTTTGGGTCTTTCTGGATGCCCTAACCTGAAGAGTTTTCCAAGGAGTCTCAAGTTGAGATCTCTAAGAGACCTTACATTTAGCGGTTGCTCAAAACTTCAAAACTTTCCACAAATCGAGTGTAAAATGGAAGTTTTAAGTTCCATTAGTTTGGGGGGCATTCCATTTAAAGAATGGCCTTCATCCATTATTGGGCACCTCACTCCTGCTATTAATTCATTATCTCTGATACCATCAGGCCCTAGTCAGATGCGAAAGGGAAATGTGGTTCCTTTCCGTGACTATTGTATACAGCTTAAAGAAGATGAACCAGATTCATCCATTAATGGATGCTTCACTGGGATTGAACATTTATCTATAGTAGGAAGCCTCATGGACTTTGTGCGTCTCCCAATCAGAATTCCTCACTTGCAACATCTAAAGAGTCTTTCTCTCGCTAATCATCCAGATCTTGCAATAGATGAAATACATTCATCCTTTGGGTACCTCACTAGGCTTAAAAAGTTGCGCCTAACAACATCCCCATTCTATGATGGTTGGTCGCTGGTTTTTCATAATTGGTATCTTGACAACTTTTCAATTTATTGCTCATCCACTTTGCAAGAGTTAGATCTATCAGCAAGTCGTATTGTCAAGCTTCCTCCAAGTATCGAAAGCTTTGTTGaattgaggattctcaaattgcAACGTTGCCGCCACCTTGAAGAAATTCTACATCTTCCACCAAATATACAAGAGCTATATGCTAATCAGTGTTTCTCCTTGGAAAGATTCCCAGAACTACCAACAAAATTTCAATTCTATACATCATGTGGCTTGCGAGAGCTAAGATGGATTAATTTGTCCTATTGCCATAAATTGGATGCAAATATAGGGAGTCAGGCGCCAAATCCTTCATTTGTCGAGGTATATCTCTAGTACTtctctctgtgtttttttttgtaGGTGCTTGTGTTTGCGGGTTGCCTTGTgcttatatatgaaaatatgtgatatatgttTTAACAGGAACATATTCAGGACCATTCATGTGGTACTGTATTTCGAGGGAATAAGATTCCAGATTGGTTTAGCCATACAAAGGAGACTTCATATACTCATTCCTGTGAATTGGATATTATTGGGCCCTTGTATTTGGATAAAATCATAGGAATTGTTTTCTGTGCTGCTGTTGGAAAACACACGAATGAATTTGGAGCGGTGTCGACCAATATTTATGTTTCTATAAACGGTCACAGGCTTGTAGAAACAGATTTTTTCATAAATGGTGGCTCCTTTTGTGATAACAGGGATGATGGAGACTGGGGTCATGTATATCTAAACTACTCATTTCCGAAATCTATCGAGCAATGGCTACGGTACCCAAGAGGAGACAATCTAAGGTTTATATTTGAGAGCGAACGATATCAGATCATCAAAAGTTGTGGAGTTCACATAATCTATAAGCATGAAGAGAATGAGAGTTTAATAGTTGGGGAATGCTCAGTAGATTCATCGAATGGTATCCAACTTTCTAAGGGACGCCGAGATGACGTAGACAACAACTTGGAATTCAACAGGAATCCACAACACAAAAGGCGCTCTCAAAACTTGGTCAATTCAAATGTGGTTAATGATTGCGCAAGAGTTGACGGTGATTTCGCAGAAGCAGAAAGAGGCTTTGAGGGATGTTTAAATGAAGAAGAAGCACCTGCCTCTCGATCTGCGTCCCAAGAAAACCAGGGAATTCATAGAAGGCTTACTAGGCACCAGGTCAGTGTCTTTGCATTGATAAAATTCCTCagtttggttttatttatttattttttattgaattagtTTTATTGGATTGGTTTCATGATATTAATAACGTGTACAAGGATTTTACGCTGTTGGTGCAAAAGGGTTTCTCAAATGATGGGCAAAAGTCAAAGCTTTGGGGGAAACATGTGTGGGTGGTGTTGTTGATGGACTTGTTTGTGTGCTCGGTGTTGTTCGTGATATGGTTTTGGGTTTGCTGGGGGGTTTAACTGCATTGCGGGTTTTAGGACAGAGGCATGACTTTCACGACTCATTGGTGTATGATGAGGACGTATAAGCAAGTGTTGTTGATTTCTTCTTTTGGTAATTTACTTGGAATTTTCTGGTAAATCTTTGTATGAAGTTCAAGACAAGTAATACAGCTCTTTTTATACGGttcatttatattataacaCTGCTGTCATGCAATGCATCAAATTGTGTATATCTACATATTACTTGTACATGCCTTGCCTCTGTACCTGTTCCTCTTTCTATTGCTTTAGCTTATGATGAATTTTGTTCAAGCCAACTCCAAGATTATGTAGATACTTGTACCTGTTCCGGGAGATACCTgtaccgtttttttttt
This is a stretch of genomic DNA from Carya illinoinensis cultivar Pawnee chromosome 15, C.illinoinensisPawnee_v1, whole genome shotgun sequence. It encodes these proteins:
- the LOC122295753 gene encoding TMV resistance protein N-like, which translates into the protein MSTSSMAFQLGASSSLSFSSSSLPRWIHDVFLSFRGKDVRQNFISHLYRALRQRGINTYIDNNLKRGEKISPELFKAIEGSMISIVVFSKNYSDSRWCLDELLKILECKATVKQIHVLPLFYDVPPSDVRHQKGNFGEAFGRVEHKFKADKEKLTKWKEALEKVANLSGFELGDRDESEFIQDIIKWVDSKMVDRTPLNVAKYPVGIESCVRDIYQHLNLGRKDITCMVGIWGAGGIGKTTISKEIYNRIFHQFDRSCFLKNIRESSKAGDLIRLQNTLLYEILGENLDVRDCDRGINEIRHRLCSIRVLLVLDDVDDLVQLETLAGARDWFHSGSRIILTTRDQHILNISNVDSKYEVKRLDHNEARKLFSLHAFEKEEPLDSYAKVFKEVMQYAQGLPLALTVLGSNLKGKTICQWESALDKYKQIPNKNIQSVLQVSYDGLEEHEKDMFLDIACFFKGEPLADVIKIFESCHFHPNDGIPKLIDKCLITVGYNIWMHDLLQDMGREIVRKESKEPGARSRLWFYEDIRHVLEENTGTNNIEGIKVDLPVMIRLSPNAFEAMKRLRIFISHNARFSGEFNYLSNELRVLNWSNYHLQHLPPNFHGGKLVVFEMHAGWIKEIITWRFKNLKIMRFSRCKFLTRISDFSSCSNLEKLDIQICENLVEVHDSVGFLDKLVSLGLSGCPNLKSFPRSLKLRSLRDLTFSGCSKLQNFPQIECKMEVLSSISLGGIPFKEWPSSIIGHLTPAINSLSLIPSGPSQMRKGNVVPFRDYCIQLKEDEPDSSINGCFTGIEHLSIVGSLMDFVRLPIRIPHLQHLKSLSLANHPDLAIDEIHSSFGYLTRLKKLRLTTSPFYDGWSLVFHNWYLDNFSIYCSSTLQELDLSASRIVKLPPSIESFVELRILKLQRCRHLEEILHLPPNIQELYANQCFSLERFPELPTKFQFYTSCGLRELRWINLSYCHKLDANIGSQAPNPSFVEEHIQDHSCGTVFRGNKIPDWFSHTKETSYTHSCELDIIGPLYLDKIIGIVFCAAVGKHTNEFGAVSTNIYVSINGHRLVETDFFINGGSFCDNRDDGDWGHVYLNYSFPKSIEQWLRYPRGDNLRFIFESERYQIIKSCGVHIIYKHEENESLIVGECSVDSSNGIQLSKGRRDDVDNNLEFNRNPQHKRRSQNLVNSNVVNDCARVDGDFAEAERGFEGCLNEEEAPASRSASQENQGIHRRLTRHQDFTLLVQKGFSNDGQKSKLWGKHVWVVLLMDLFVCSVLFVIWFWVCWGV